One window from the genome of Actinomycetota bacterium encodes:
- the eno gene encoding phosphopyruvate hydratase codes for MEPRSIRSLHAREILDSRGNPTVEVEAALTDGSLGRAAVPSGASTGRFEAVELRDGDRGRYGGKGVTKAVANVDQVIAPHLQGVDATLQRDIDRMLLDLDGTDDKSKLGANAILGVSLAVAKAAAASCGLPLYAYLGGPGAYLLPVPMLNVINGGAHATSNVDVQEFMIAPVGAPSFREAVRMGTEVYQVLRQVLTDRGLSTGLGDEGGFAPDLPTNDRACELLVEAIERAGYAPGDDVALALDIAASELRGDAGDYHLQGEGRRMSAEEFVAWQEDLVDRFPIVSIEDGMDEDDWDGWQLLNQRIGERSQLVGDDLFVTNVDRVRRGIELGAANAVLIKVNQIGTLTETLHTVEVAHRAGWAVMVSHRSGETDDATIADLAVAVNAGQLKSGAPARSDRVAKYNQLLRIEQRLGDQARFAGWAAFPRSRRAT; via the coding sequence GTGGAGCCGAGATCAATCCGATCCCTGCACGCCCGGGAGATCCTCGACAGCCGCGGCAACCCGACCGTCGAGGTCGAAGCCGCGCTGACCGACGGATCGCTGGGGCGCGCGGCCGTGCCGTCGGGCGCCTCGACCGGCCGGTTCGAAGCGGTCGAGCTGCGCGACGGCGACCGCGGCCGGTACGGCGGGAAGGGCGTCACGAAAGCGGTCGCGAACGTCGACCAGGTCATCGCCCCGCACCTGCAGGGAGTCGACGCCACGCTGCAACGCGATATCGACCGCATGCTGCTCGATCTGGACGGCACCGACGACAAGTCCAAGCTCGGCGCGAACGCGATCCTGGGCGTCTCGCTGGCGGTGGCGAAGGCCGCCGCGGCATCCTGCGGACTCCCGCTGTACGCCTACCTCGGTGGGCCGGGCGCGTACCTGCTCCCCGTGCCGATGCTCAACGTCATCAACGGCGGCGCACACGCAACGAGCAACGTCGACGTGCAGGAGTTCATGATCGCGCCGGTCGGCGCCCCGTCGTTCCGCGAGGCCGTGCGGATGGGGACGGAGGTCTACCAGGTCCTCAGGCAGGTCCTCACCGACCGTGGTCTGTCCACCGGCCTGGGAGATGAGGGGGGGTTCGCCCCGGACCTGCCCACCAACGACCGCGCCTGCGAGCTGCTGGTCGAGGCGATCGAGCGAGCCGGGTACGCGCCCGGCGACGACGTCGCGTTGGCGCTGGACATCGCTGCGTCCGAGCTGCGCGGCGATGCCGGGGACTACCACCTGCAGGGCGAAGGGCGCCGGATGTCCGCCGAGGAGTTCGTCGCCTGGCAGGAGGACCTCGTCGACCGCTTCCCGATCGTGTCGATCGAGGACGGGATGGACGAGGACGACTGGGACGGCTGGCAGCTGCTCAACCAGCGGATCGGTGAGCGCTCCCAGCTCGTCGGTGACGACCTGTTCGTGACGAACGTCGACCGCGTCCGCCGCGGTATCGAGCTCGGGGCCGCCAACGCCGTCCTGATCAAGGTCAATCAGATCGGCACCCTCACCGAGACACTGCACACCGTCGAGGTCGCCCACCGCGCTGGTTGGGCTGTCATGGTCAGCCACCGCTCAGGCGAGACCGACGACGCCACGATCGCCGACCTGGCGGTCGCGGTCAACGCCGGACAGCTGAAGTCGGGCGCCCCGGCCCGTAGCGACCGCGTCGCGAAGTACAACCAGCTGCTGCGCATCGAGCAGCGCCTCGGCGACCAGGCACGGTTCGCCGGCTGGGCGGCGTTCCCCCGGTCCAGGCGCGCGACGTGA